In Eubalaena glacialis isolate mEubGla1 chromosome 3, mEubGla1.1.hap2.+ XY, whole genome shotgun sequence, the following are encoded in one genomic region:
- the PEX19 gene encoding peroxisomal biogenesis factor 19 isoform X3, whose translation MAAAEEECGVGAEADRELEELLESALDDFDKAKPSPAPPPTTTAPDASGSQKRSPGDTAKDALFASQEKFFQELFDSELASQATAEFEKAMKELAEEEPHLVEQFQKLSEAAGRVGSDATSQQEFTSCLKETLSGLAKNATDLQNSGMSEEELTKAMEGLGMDEGDGEGTILPIMQSIMQNLLSKDVLYPSLKEITEKYPEWLQTHRESLPPEQFEKYQEQHSVMGKICEQFEAETPTDSEGTQKARFEVVLDLMQQLQDLGHPPKELAGEMKL comes from the exons ATGGCCGCGGCTGAGGAGGAATGTGGTGTTGGGGCCGAAGCCGACCGGGAATTGGAAGAGCTTCTGGAAA GTGCTCTTGATGATTTCGATAAggccaaaccctctccagcacccCCTCCTACCACCACAGCCCCTGATGCTTCGGGGTCCCAGAAGAGATCGCCGGGAGATACTGCCAAA GATGCCCTATTCGCCTCCCAAGAGAAGTTTTTCCAGGAACTGTTTGACAGCGAGCTGGCTTCCCAAGCCACTGCAGAGTTTGAGAAAGCAATGAAGGAGTTGGCTGAGGAAGAGCCCCACCTGGTAGAGCAGTTCCAAAAGCTctcagaggctgctgggagagtaG GCAGTGATGCGACTTCCCAACAAGAATTCACTTCTTGCCTAAAGGAGACATTAAGTGGACTAGCCAAGAATGCCACTGACCTTCAG AACTCTGGCATGTCAGAAGAGGAGCTGACCAAAGCCATGGAAGGGCTGGGCATGGACGAAGGAGACGGGGAAGGGACCATCCTCCCCATCATGCAGAGTATCATGCAGAACCTCCTGTCCAAGGATGTGCTGTACCCGTCACTGAAGGAGATCACAGAAAAG TATCCAGAATGGTTGCAGACTCACCGAGAATCTCTACCTCCAGAGCAGTTTGAAAAATATCAGGAACAACACAGTGTCATGGGCAAAATATGTGAGCAGTTTGAGGCAGAAACCCCCACAGATAGTGAGGGCACTCAAAAGGCTCGTTTTGAGGTGGTGCTGGATCTCATGCAGCAG CTACAGGATTTGGGCCATCCTCCAAAAGAGCTTGCTGGGGAGATG AAATTGTGA
- the PEX19 gene encoding peroxisomal biogenesis factor 19 isoform X1, which translates to MAAAEEECGVGAEADRELEELLESALDDFDKAKPSPAPPPTTTAPDASGSQKRSPGDTAKDALFASQEKFFQELFDSELASQATAEFEKAMKELAEEEPHLVEQFQKLSEAAGRVGSDATSQQEFTSCLKETLSGLAKNATDLQNSGMSEEELTKAMEGLGMDEGDGEGTILPIMQSIMQNLLSKDVLYPSLKEITEKYPEWLQTHRESLPPEQFEKYQEQHSVMGKICEQFEAETPTDSEGTQKARFEVVLDLMQQLQDLGHPPKELAGEMEELSESLHLFSSLLASTLTWMPSISRAHQVPMANSV; encoded by the exons ATGGCCGCGGCTGAGGAGGAATGTGGTGTTGGGGCCGAAGCCGACCGGGAATTGGAAGAGCTTCTGGAAA GTGCTCTTGATGATTTCGATAAggccaaaccctctccagcacccCCTCCTACCACCACAGCCCCTGATGCTTCGGGGTCCCAGAAGAGATCGCCGGGAGATACTGCCAAA GATGCCCTATTCGCCTCCCAAGAGAAGTTTTTCCAGGAACTGTTTGACAGCGAGCTGGCTTCCCAAGCCACTGCAGAGTTTGAGAAAGCAATGAAGGAGTTGGCTGAGGAAGAGCCCCACCTGGTAGAGCAGTTCCAAAAGCTctcagaggctgctgggagagtaG GCAGTGATGCGACTTCCCAACAAGAATTCACTTCTTGCCTAAAGGAGACATTAAGTGGACTAGCCAAGAATGCCACTGACCTTCAG AACTCTGGCATGTCAGAAGAGGAGCTGACCAAAGCCATGGAAGGGCTGGGCATGGACGAAGGAGACGGGGAAGGGACCATCCTCCCCATCATGCAGAGTATCATGCAGAACCTCCTGTCCAAGGATGTGCTGTACCCGTCACTGAAGGAGATCACAGAAAAG TATCCAGAATGGTTGCAGACTCACCGAGAATCTCTACCTCCAGAGCAGTTTGAAAAATATCAGGAACAACACAGTGTCATGGGCAAAATATGTGAGCAGTTTGAGGCAGAAACCCCCACAGATAGTGAGGGCACTCAAAAGGCTCGTTTTGAGGTGGTGCTGGATCTCATGCAGCAG CTACAGGATTTGGGCCATCCTCCAAAAGAGCTTGCTGGGGAGATG GAGGAGTTATCTGAGTCCCTTCATCTCTTCTCCAGCCTCCTGGCCTCAACTTTGACCTGGATGCCCTCAATCTCTCGGGCCCACCAGGTGCCAATGGCGAACAGTGTCTGA
- the PEX19 gene encoding peroxisomal biogenesis factor 19 isoform X2 — MAAAEEECGVGAEADRELEELLESALDDFDKAKPSPAPPPTTTAPDASGSQKRSPGDTAKDALFASQEKFFQELFDSELASQATAEFEKAMKELAEEEPHLVEQFQKLSEAAGRVGSDATSQQEFTSCLKETLSGLAKNATDLQNSGMSEEELTKAMEGLGMDEGDGEGTILPIMQSIMQNLLSKDVLYPSLKEITEKYPEWLQTHRESLPPEQFEKYQEQHSVMGKICEQFEAETPTDSEGTQKARFEVVLDLMQQLQDLGHPPKELAGEMPPGLNFDLDALNLSGPPGANGEQCLIM, encoded by the exons ATGGCCGCGGCTGAGGAGGAATGTGGTGTTGGGGCCGAAGCCGACCGGGAATTGGAAGAGCTTCTGGAAA GTGCTCTTGATGATTTCGATAAggccaaaccctctccagcacccCCTCCTACCACCACAGCCCCTGATGCTTCGGGGTCCCAGAAGAGATCGCCGGGAGATACTGCCAAA GATGCCCTATTCGCCTCCCAAGAGAAGTTTTTCCAGGAACTGTTTGACAGCGAGCTGGCTTCCCAAGCCACTGCAGAGTTTGAGAAAGCAATGAAGGAGTTGGCTGAGGAAGAGCCCCACCTGGTAGAGCAGTTCCAAAAGCTctcagaggctgctgggagagtaG GCAGTGATGCGACTTCCCAACAAGAATTCACTTCTTGCCTAAAGGAGACATTAAGTGGACTAGCCAAGAATGCCACTGACCTTCAG AACTCTGGCATGTCAGAAGAGGAGCTGACCAAAGCCATGGAAGGGCTGGGCATGGACGAAGGAGACGGGGAAGGGACCATCCTCCCCATCATGCAGAGTATCATGCAGAACCTCCTGTCCAAGGATGTGCTGTACCCGTCACTGAAGGAGATCACAGAAAAG TATCCAGAATGGTTGCAGACTCACCGAGAATCTCTACCTCCAGAGCAGTTTGAAAAATATCAGGAACAACACAGTGTCATGGGCAAAATATGTGAGCAGTTTGAGGCAGAAACCCCCACAGATAGTGAGGGCACTCAAAAGGCTCGTTTTGAGGTGGTGCTGGATCTCATGCAGCAG CTACAGGATTTGGGCCATCCTCCAAAAGAGCTTGCTGGGGAGATG CCTCCTGGCCTCAACTTTGACCTGGATGCCCTCAATCTCTCGGGCCCACCAGGTGCCAATGGCGAACAGTGTCTGATCATGTGA